Below is a window of Tolypothrix bouteillei VB521301 DNA.
TAGCGTATCAAGAAACAATTTCATTTCTTCTGCATCCCTTAACATTCCTAAAAGATTAAAACCATTCATTGCTTGAATAGCGTACTGGCGAGATGATTCTGCACTTCCCCATTGTCTTTCCCAACGAGCAAAAGAACGCTGATAGCGAGCAAGACGACGTTTGTTGTTGCTACTTTCTGCTACCGTTAAACCTTTGGTTATTAGCTGTTGAGCTTCATGCTTTTCACCCTGTTCTATAGCTATATCAGCTAGCCAATTTTGAGCAGAGTTCATGACTCGATACCAGTTAATATTTTCTGCTTTTTGTATTACCTCTTGAAAAAGTGCTTTAGCTTTCATCCATTCATATTCTGAATGAAAAATTTCAGCACGATGGTAGAGAACAGGGATTATATAACGAGTGTGCTGTCGCTCTTCTAGCTGAGCGTTTTGAACTAGTTCTTCTTCTAGTGTTAACCAGTACCTTGCATCTTGATACATTTTCTGTCGAATTTTCAGTCTAGCCGTCCCTTCTGCTAAGTCAGCTCGAACGCACAAGTCTGCATGATCGCGCAAAACCCATGTCCGTCGCAAAATTTCTTCTGCTTCTTTCAAATTCTGTTGCGAACACATCCGAATTAACAGCCAGCTTTTGCGGATAGAAAATTTTATAAAAGATGACCATTCACCCCGCCGTTCCGATTGTTCTATAAGCCATTGCAACCAATGCAGGCGATCGTCCCAGTAAGAGTAAAGGTTGGCATAGTGATATAAAAGCAGCCATAAATCCCTGACTTCTTCATAACGCTCTTGAGCTTTACACCAGTAAAGTGTTGCTCGCAAATTCCCTTGCTCTTCGTCTAACTTGCTGTAATGTATCCACTTTTCCCAATCTTCTCCTGCGTTATGTTGAGCAAAATCTTGATAAAAGTTTACCCAACGCTTGCGTGCTTCTCTTTCAAAATCTGGGTATGCAGCCAGTTCGGCTAAGACATACTCTCTTGTTAAAGAAAGCATTTCATATCGTCCAGTTTCTTGGTTAAGATTCACTAGCGAGAGTTGCTGAAGACGTGCTAAACCCGCATTGACAGAATCAGGAGATGCTGTGAGTCCAGCGACCTCAGCTACAGCAGCAAGTATTGGTGGATCGGGAAAAATTGCTATTGACATTAGCAACTTGTGAGCTGGTTGTTCCTTTATACCTTGTACTGATTGCTCAAAGCAGAAACGAGCAACATCACTTGTTGCTGAAGCCAACCTTTCAAGGACAAAATTCATGGAATAGCCACTAGAGACTTGACCGATGGCATAAACAATGGCGAGAGGAATTCCTCCAGTCCGTTGGTAAAGTAGACTTGAATTTTGAGCGGCGATCGTGACTCCTTTTTCTTCAGCTTGTTGCTGAATTAACTTCAATCCATCATTCAAAGGTAAGTGGCGGAGACTAATAGGAAGCAAAGCAATCCGTTCGCGAGTCGTCAAGACAACTTTAACGCGAGCTGGTAAGTCATACAAGAAGCTGATAACTTGTTCCGTCTCCTCAATTGTTTCCATGTTGTCCACAATTAGCATTGTTCTTTGTCTGGACAAACTTTGGCGAACGCGATCGAACTGATCGTCGAGAGGAGATTGAATAATAGTAGGGTCGTTGAGAGTATGAGCAATCTCGCGAAAAATGTCTCGCAGATTACGTTGTCCCTGATTTCTTCGC
It encodes the following:
- a CDS encoding ATP-binding protein codes for the protein MSNRSEDWNLPKSWNCNVLKEWHIDRLLTDLEATTQKRYRQDTRKDLLLGLLCGYSLKKISIDLLKKNAVVRTSVSSIYRDIEALTGEPDKSVKSGNLVYILERHGYRKGASVSSVGSSTITHNLPAPTYTEFIGREPEMKLLLQRLSPNHAAHIITVDGIGGVGKTALVLAAAYHCLKASQENLSSAPKFEAIIFTSAKQQELIPNSILRRNQGQRNLRDIFREIAHTLNDPTIIQSPLDDQFDRVRQSLSRQRTMLIVDNMETIEETEQVISFLYDLPARVKVVLTTRERIALLPISLRHLPLNDGLKLIQQQAEEKGVTIAAQNSSLLYQRTGGIPLAIVYAIGQVSSGYSMNFVLERLASATSDVARFCFEQSVQGIKEQPAHKLLMSIAIFPDPPILAAVAEVAGLTASPDSVNAGLARLQQLSLVNLNQETGRYEMLSLTREYVLAELAAYPDFEREARKRWVNFYQDFAQHNAGEDWEKWIHYSKLDEEQGNLRATLYWCKAQERYEEVRDLWLLLYHYANLYSYWDDRLHWLQWLIEQSERRGEWSSFIKFSIRKSWLLIRMCSQQNLKEAEEILRRTWVLRDHADLCVRADLAEGTARLKIRQKMYQDARYWLTLEEELVQNAQLEERQHTRYIIPVLYHRAEIFHSEYEWMKAKALFQEVIQKAENINWYRVMNSAQNWLADIAIEQGEKHEAQQLITKGLTVAESSNNKRRLARYQRSFARWERQWGSAESSRQYAIQAMNGFNLLGMLRDAEEMKLFLDTLG